ACGGTCGGCCGCCCCTCGCTGCCCGCGTCCGGCACCTCGCTGAACGCGCCGATCGCGATGCCGGCCACGGCGTTCAGCACGCCCGCCAGCTTCAGGTGCGAAAGCAGGCGGTCCAGGCGGTAGATGTGCTCGCCCACCTCTTCCAGGAAAAGGATGGCGCCGCGGGGCTGGATGGCGAACGGCGTCCCCAGCGTGGACGCGACCAGCGACAGGTTTCCCCCCAGCAGCGGCCCCTCGGCCCGGCCCTCCACCAGCGCCTCCGCGCGCGCCGCCGAGCCGGCGGGGCAGGGGAGCACGCCCGCCGGCCGCGCCTCCGTCAGCACCGGGAGAAAGGTGTCGCGGGCGAAATCGGGGAACTCGGCCGTGTGGGGATGCGGGCCGTGGAACGACACCACGCCGACGCCCTGGGCGGCCAGGTGCACCGCCGTGTTGTCGCTGAAGCCGATCAGCGCCTTGGGACGCGCCGCGAGAGCGGACCAGTCGATGCGGTCCAGGATGCGCATGGTCCCGTAGCCGCCACGCAGGAACCAGATCGCGTCGAGTCCGGGATCGGCGAGGGCGGCGTCCAGGTCCGCCGCGCGCTCGTCGTCGGTCCCGGCCAGGTATCCGCTGCACCGCCCGCGGCAGAACCGGCCCGCCACGGGCTCCCATCCAAAGGCGCGGACGCGGTCCATCGCGCGCTCCACTCCTCCCGGCGGAAGCGGCCCGGCGGCGGCGATCAGCGCCACGCGCGACCCGGCACGCAGGGCGGGCGGGCGGATCATGCGGCCACCTCCC
This genomic window from Longimicrobium sp. contains:
- a CDS encoding LD-carboxypeptidase, with the protein product MIRPPALRAGSRVALIAAAGPLPPGGVERAMDRVRAFGWEPVAGRFCRGRCSGYLAGTDDERAADLDAALADPGLDAIWFLRGGYGTMRILDRIDWSALAARPKALIGFSDNTAVHLAAQGVGVVSFHGPHPHTAEFPDFARDTFLPVLTEARPAGVLPCPAGSAARAEALVEGRAEGPLLGGNLSLVASTLGTPFAIQPRGAILFLEEVGEHIYRLDRLLSHLKLAGVLNAVAGIAIGAFSEVPDAGSEGRPTVRELLQDRLGGLGIPVAFGFPFGHVNDNWTLPMGVRARLDADAGTLELLEPAVAERG